From one Mycolicibacterium sp. HK-90 genomic stretch:
- a CDS encoding AAA family ATPase translates to MKLHRLVLTNYRGITHREIEFPDHGVVVVSGANEIGKSSMIEALDLLLEAKDRSGKKEVKQVKPTHADVGAEVTAEISTGPYRFVYRKRFHKRAETQLTVLAPVREQLSGDEAHERVLAMLTETVDTSLWQAQRVLQASSTAPVDLSGSDALARALDVAAGEAVALSGDEPLLVERIDAEYLRYFTATGRPTGEWAAVTKRLAAADDDVARCAAAVAEVDDAVRRHTELSVEVTGLAGQREQAQAALVAARTAAEAVAALVNRLREAEVVAEAARVAQSASAAALTERRRLRAELDERATTITELHAALGVADEETTTARAVQEAAEEAAEQARVTAETHAVQVDAARATLTRMTDRDEADRLATRLSKIDAAMRELDRVDPELAEITLDDAGLRAIEAAAAAVERATGQAELASARIELVATANLDVRVDDAEVALGAGLPWTVNTTADTEIDVPGVLTVRVVPGTPAAQTRARLDEAQTTLTAALAAAGVDGVEAARALEARRRDLLANRDRLRATVDALTGEDQLTDLRSRLAQLRDGQPDETGLFELTGPADIATARTELDAAVAAHRQAVADSETSRKVIAAAAQRLSEKSTRLSVLRDKLTTAQAELTVASGRLEVQRAQVGDDDLAVKAQAADEDAAATAARVTALRTELSATQPDSVQAALDEATRRSELLGARHDAAVEELREVAARLKVYGTQGRKGLLDAAETEREHAHAEYLRVHRRARAAETLRSVMARHRDATRQRYADPFRLEVQRLGRLVFGEDFEVAVDSDLNIRSRTLSGRTVPYESLSGGAKEQLAIVARLAGATMVAKEDSVPVIIDDALGFTDPDRLTKMGAVFDAVGGDGQVIVLTCSPERYAAVGGAHHIELAI, encoded by the coding sequence ATGAAACTGCACCGCCTGGTCCTGACCAACTACCGCGGCATCACCCACCGCGAGATCGAGTTCCCCGATCACGGTGTGGTGGTGGTCAGCGGGGCCAACGAGATCGGCAAGTCCTCGATGATCGAGGCGCTGGATCTGCTGCTGGAGGCCAAGGACCGCTCGGGCAAGAAGGAAGTCAAGCAGGTCAAGCCCACCCACGCCGATGTCGGTGCCGAGGTGACGGCCGAAATCTCCACCGGCCCTTACCGGTTCGTGTATCGCAAGCGGTTTCACAAGCGCGCCGAGACGCAGTTGACGGTGCTGGCCCCGGTCCGGGAACAGCTCAGCGGCGACGAGGCGCACGAGCGGGTACTGGCCATGCTCACCGAGACGGTGGACACCAGCCTGTGGCAGGCCCAGCGGGTGCTGCAGGCGAGCTCGACCGCACCGGTCGACCTGTCGGGCTCGGACGCGCTGGCCCGCGCGCTGGACGTGGCGGCCGGTGAGGCCGTCGCGCTGTCGGGGGATGAACCGCTGCTGGTCGAGCGGATCGACGCCGAATACCTGCGCTACTTCACCGCCACCGGCCGGCCGACGGGCGAATGGGCCGCGGTGACCAAGCGGCTCGCGGCCGCCGACGACGACGTGGCGCGGTGTGCCGCCGCGGTCGCCGAGGTCGATGACGCGGTGCGCCGGCACACCGAACTCAGCGTCGAGGTCACCGGTCTGGCCGGCCAACGCGAACAGGCCCAGGCGGCTCTGGTCGCGGCCCGCACGGCTGCCGAGGCCGTGGCCGCACTGGTCAACCGGCTCAGAGAGGCCGAGGTGGTGGCCGAGGCGGCCAGAGTTGCTCAGTCGGCCTCGGCGGCCGCGCTCACCGAACGTCGACGGTTGCGCGCCGAGCTCGACGAACGGGCCACCACCATCACCGAACTGCACGCGGCACTGGGCGTGGCCGACGAGGAAACCACCACGGCGCGTGCGGTTCAGGAGGCCGCCGAGGAGGCCGCCGAACAGGCCCGGGTCACCGCGGAAACGCACGCCGTCCAGGTGGACGCGGCCCGTGCCACCCTGACCCGGATGACCGACCGGGACGAGGCAGACCGGCTGGCGACCCGGCTGAGCAAGATCGACGCCGCAATGCGCGAGCTCGACCGGGTCGATCCCGAACTCGCCGAGATCACCCTCGACGATGCCGGGCTGCGGGCCATCGAGGCCGCTGCGGCGGCGGTGGAACGTGCCACGGGGCAGGCCGAACTTGCCTCGGCGCGAATCGAACTCGTCGCGACCGCGAACCTCGATGTCCGAGTCGACGACGCCGAGGTCGCCCTGGGCGCCGGCCTGCCATGGACGGTCAACACCACCGCTGACACCGAGATCGACGTGCCCGGCGTGCTCACCGTGCGCGTGGTGCCGGGAACGCCCGCCGCGCAGACCCGGGCCCGCCTCGACGAGGCGCAGACCACGCTCACGGCCGCGCTGGCCGCAGCCGGCGTCGACGGGGTGGAGGCGGCACGGGCCCTGGAAGCGCGCCGTAGGGACCTGCTGGCAAACCGAGATCGGTTGCGTGCCACGGTCGATGCGCTGACGGGCGAGGACCAGCTGACGGATCTGCGCTCACGCCTCGCGCAGCTGCGGGACGGTCAGCCCGATGAGACGGGGCTGTTCGAGCTGACCGGCCCCGCGGACATCGCCACTGCCCGCACCGAACTTGATGCCGCGGTGGCTGCACATCGCCAGGCCGTCGCCGACAGTGAAACCAGCCGGAAGGTGATCGCCGCGGCGGCACAGCGGCTTTCGGAGAAGTCCACCCGCCTGAGTGTGCTGCGCGACAAACTCACCACGGCGCAGGCCGAGTTGACAGTGGCCAGTGGTCGGCTCGAGGTGCAGCGCGCGCAGGTCGGGGACGACGATCTGGCCGTCAAGGCCCAAGCCGCCGACGAGGACGCCGCCGCCACTGCGGCCCGGGTGACGGCTCTGCGCACCGAATTGTCAGCCACCCAACCGGATTCGGTGCAAGCCGCGCTGGACGAGGCGACGCGCCGCAGTGAGTTGCTGGGCGCCCGTCACGACGCGGCGGTCGAGGAGCTGCGCGAGGTGGCCGCGCGGCTCAAGGTGTACGGCACGCAGGGACGTAAGGGCCTGCTGGACGCCGCCGAGACCGAACGCGAACATGCTCACGCCGAGTATCTGCGGGTACACCGCCGGGCTCGTGCGGCCGAGACGCTGCGATCGGTGATGGCGCGCCACCGGGACGCCACCCGGCAGCGGTACGCCGATCCGTTCCGGCTCGAGGTGCAGCGGCTGGGCCGGCTGGTGTTCGGCGAGGACTTCGAGGTCGCCGTCGACAGCGACCTGAACATCCGCAGCCGCACGCTGTCCGGGCGGACGGTGCCCTATGAGTCGCTGTCCGGCGGAGCCAAGGAGCAGTTGGCCATCGTGGCGCGGCTGGCCGGCGCCACCATGGTGGCCAAGGAGGACAGCGTGCCCGTCATCATCGACGATGCGCTCGGGTTCACCGATCCGGACCGGTTGACCAAGATGGGCGCGGTGTTCGACGCGGTCGGCGGGGACGGGCAGGTCATCGTGCTGACCTGCAGTCCGGAGCGATACGCCGCGGTGGGCGGTGCGCACCACATCGAATTGGCCATTTAG
- a CDS encoding exonuclease SbcCD subunit D gives MRFLHTADWQLGMTRHFLSAGDGEAQPRYSASRREAVAALGQVAADSGAEFVVVSGDVFEHNQLAPRDVSLSLEAMRAIGVPVYLLPGNHDPLDAASVYTSALFIAECPDNVVVLDRAGVHEVRPGLEIVAAPWRSKAPTSDLLGDVLAELPSDGVTRIVVGHGGVDILDPDKDKPSLIRLSAVEDALARGAVHYVALGDKHSRTEVGSTGRVWYSGSPEVTNYDDIESDPGHVLVVEVDETDPHRAVQVDSRRVGRWRFVTLRREVDTDRDVADLDLNLDLLADKERTVVRLALTGSLTVTDKATLDACLDKYARLFAALTLWERHTEIAVLPADGEFDDLGIGGFAAAAVDELVATARTEGAGAEDARAALGLLLRLVDRRGAA, from the coding sequence ATGCGTTTTCTACACACAGCCGACTGGCAGCTCGGCATGACCCGTCACTTCCTCAGTGCCGGTGACGGCGAAGCGCAGCCCAGGTACTCGGCGTCGCGCCGGGAGGCGGTGGCCGCCCTCGGCCAGGTGGCCGCGGACTCGGGTGCGGAGTTCGTGGTGGTCTCGGGCGACGTGTTCGAGCACAACCAGCTGGCCCCGCGCGATGTCAGCTTGTCGCTGGAGGCCATGCGTGCCATCGGAGTGCCGGTGTATCTGCTGCCGGGCAACCATGACCCGCTGGATGCCGCATCCGTCTACACGAGTGCCCTGTTCATCGCGGAATGCCCGGACAACGTCGTGGTCCTGGACCGTGCCGGGGTCCACGAGGTGCGGCCCGGATTGGAGATCGTGGCCGCACCGTGGCGATCGAAGGCGCCGACCTCCGACCTGCTGGGCGATGTGCTCGCCGAGCTTCCGTCCGACGGGGTCACCCGGATCGTGGTGGGCCACGGCGGGGTCGACATCCTCGATCCGGACAAGGACAAGCCTTCACTGATCCGGCTGTCGGCGGTCGAGGATGCCCTGGCCCGCGGGGCCGTTCACTATGTGGCCTTGGGGGACAAACATTCTCGTACCGAGGTCGGGTCCACCGGTCGGGTGTGGTACTCGGGTTCGCCCGAGGTGACCAACTACGACGACATCGAATCCGACCCGGGTCACGTGCTCGTTGTCGAGGTCGACGAGACCGATCCCCATCGCGCGGTCCAGGTTGATTCGCGGCGAGTGGGCCGGTGGCGGTTCGTCACCTTGCGCCGTGAGGTGGACACCGACCGGGACGTGGCCGATCTGGATCTCAACCTCGATCTGCTGGCCGACAAGGAACGCACCGTGGTGCGCCTGGCGCTGACGGGTTCCCTGACCGTGACGGACAAGGCGACGCTGGACGCGTGCCTGGACAAGTACGCCCGGCTGTTCGCGGCGCTGACCCTCTGGGAGCGGCATACCGAGATCGCGGTGCTGCCCGCCGACGGCGAGTTCGACGATCTGGGTATCGGCGGGTTCGCGGCGGCCGCCGTCGATGAGCTGGTGGCGACGGCACGTACCGAGGGCGCCGGGGCCGAAGATGCGCGCGCCGCGCTCGGGCTGCTGCTCCGGTTGGTGGACCGGCGGGGTGCGGCATGA
- a CDS encoding histidine phosphatase family protein — protein sequence MSDSHRTLLLMRHAKSDYPDGVADHERPLAARGIREAALAGDWIRANYSPVDAVLCSTATRTRQTLERTGIEAPVQYAERIYDARPGTVIDEINGVSSHFAADPSTVLLIGHEPAMSAVALGLADGSNRTAAESISLKFPTSAIAVLRTSGSWDQLALGGAALVRFHIPR from the coding sequence GTGAGCGACTCCCACCGCACCCTGCTGCTGATGCGCCACGCCAAGTCGGACTATCCCGACGGGGTGGCCGACCATGAGCGCCCGCTGGCCGCCCGTGGCATCCGGGAGGCCGCGCTGGCCGGCGACTGGATCCGGGCGAACTACTCCCCGGTGGACGCGGTGTTGTGTTCGACGGCCACGCGGACCCGCCAGACCTTGGAGCGCACCGGCATCGAGGCACCCGTGCAGTACGCCGAGCGCATCTACGACGCCAGGCCGGGCACCGTCATCGACGAGATCAACGGCGTGTCGTCACATTTCGCCGCCGACCCGTCCACGGTGTTGCTGATCGGCCACGAACCGGCCATGTCCGCGGTCGCTCTCGGCCTGGCCGACGGCTCCAACCGGACTGCGGCGGAAAGCATCTCGCTGAAGTTCCCGACCTCGGCGATCGCTGTCCTACGCACCAGCGGCTCCTGGGACCAGCTCGCGCTGGGCGGCGCGGCGCTGGTGCGCTTCCACATACCCCGCTAG
- a CDS encoding TetR/AcrR family transcriptional regulator, which produces MLKTTARSRKGLQTRERLLGAAISEFKRDGMAAADTAAIASAAGVAHGTFFFHFPTKEHVLLELEQREQQRMAGDLARFFSEPHDVRATLAESVRVLEKLERRLGRPLFKDFLALHFSSTRPPTEEWTHHPALVALVEELQRARDTGEIPDEVDVMYNGASFFAGLYALLITIPDAPEVRAPVIAEYLTTYLYGMRVLR; this is translated from the coding sequence GTGCTCAAGACCACTGCCCGCAGCCGCAAGGGTCTCCAGACGCGAGAGCGGCTCCTGGGCGCGGCGATCTCCGAGTTCAAGCGCGACGGAATGGCGGCGGCCGATACGGCCGCGATCGCGTCCGCGGCGGGCGTCGCCCACGGCACCTTCTTCTTCCACTTCCCCACCAAGGAACACGTCCTGCTGGAATTGGAGCAACGCGAGCAACAGCGGATGGCCGGCGATTTGGCCCGGTTCTTCTCCGAGCCGCACGATGTGCGCGCCACCCTGGCCGAATCGGTGCGGGTGCTTGAGAAACTGGAACGCCGCCTGGGCAGGCCATTGTTCAAAGACTTTCTGGCCCTGCACTTTTCCAGTACCCGGCCGCCGACGGAGGAATGGACGCACCATCCCGCGCTGGTCGCGCTGGTCGAGGAACTGCAACGCGCCAGGGACACCGGCGAGATCCCGGACGAGGTGGACGTCATGTACAACGGAGCGTCGTTCTTCGCCGGGCTCTACGCGCTGCTGATCACCATCCCCGACGCACCCGAGGTGCGGGCGCCGGTGATCGCCGAGTACCTGACCACCTATCTGTACGGCATGCGGGTGCTGCGTTAG
- a CDS encoding TetR/AcrR family transcriptional regulator: MTPLTAIRRSRRMEGPLTQATIVEAAMAIARTEGIEALTMRRLAADLRTAPMSVYRHIADRQEILVAMLDAVAAGIVLPPVAGEADAEIIGVFTAIHDALRADVWAVDLIVVNKLASAQILPAIERIYVAMQSAGLSAADTAAGYALLWQYTVGELLDTARSQADEYRKQMVRNSDRRRFPVLHDVLTGAPDAESETRYVANLRRIVDGILI, from the coding sequence ATGACACCGCTCACCGCGATCCGCCGCAGCCGCCGCATGGAGGGCCCACTGACGCAGGCCACCATCGTCGAGGCGGCGATGGCCATCGCGCGTACCGAAGGCATCGAAGCCCTGACCATGCGCCGGCTGGCCGCGGACCTGCGCACCGCCCCGATGTCGGTGTACCGCCATATCGCGGATCGCCAGGAGATCCTGGTCGCGATGCTCGACGCGGTCGCCGCGGGCATCGTGCTACCGCCGGTGGCCGGCGAGGCAGATGCCGAGATCATCGGAGTGTTCACGGCGATACACGATGCGTTGCGCGCCGATGTCTGGGCCGTCGACCTGATCGTCGTCAACAAGCTCGCCAGTGCTCAGATCCTGCCCGCGATCGAGCGCATCTACGTGGCGATGCAGTCCGCCGGCCTGTCGGCGGCCGACACCGCGGCGGGTTACGCCTTGCTGTGGCAGTACACCGTGGGAGAACTGCTCGACACCGCGCGGAGTCAAGCCGACGAATACCGAAAGCAGATGGTGCGGAACTCGGACCGTCGGAGATTTCCCGTCCTGCACGACGTACTCACCGGGGCACCCGATGCCGAATCCGAAACCCGTTATGTCGCGAATCTCCGCCGAATCGTCGACGGAATCCTGATCTGA
- a CDS encoding LLM class flavin-dependent oxidoreductase — MAGETGTETHDRRVKLGVLLNMGAGLGTGPGEVFDFTVEQATAAEQLGYDELWVTEHHFIRFGINPSAVTTAAFLLGRTSRISVGTAVALSPLYHPVDLAERTALLDQLSHGRFVLGLGRGGYRRDFDVLDIDYARWDGEPMTGAQRILDLWASTDSVEIQPPARTRPHPELLLATSSPAGVDFAARNGLALQHYFAVPAEQRVRLEARYAELLGDGRPAPDHLHTLIVVVDDGPDVRERLEASLRTSFRDGDHPHVPQAGDRHIGPDGKPVDRDAMATSVANLAIVGGPNQVADELGRFMETTGATRIAVYHEAIGDPATTMKSLQDFAILVAPQIGAAAPIESSGSRTVRR; from the coding sequence ATGGCTGGAGAAACTGGGACCGAGACGCATGACCGGCGCGTCAAACTCGGTGTCCTGCTGAACATGGGCGCCGGCCTGGGCACGGGGCCCGGCGAGGTATTCGACTTCACCGTCGAGCAGGCCACGGCCGCGGAGCAACTCGGCTACGACGAACTGTGGGTCACGGAGCACCATTTCATCCGCTTCGGGATCAACCCCAGCGCGGTGACCACCGCGGCGTTCCTTCTCGGTCGCACCTCGCGCATCAGCGTCGGCACCGCGGTCGCCCTCTCGCCGCTGTACCACCCCGTCGACCTCGCCGAGCGGACCGCGCTGCTCGACCAGTTGAGTCACGGCAGGTTCGTCCTCGGCCTCGGCCGCGGCGGGTACCGGCGCGACTTCGACGTACTCGACATCGATTACGCGCGGTGGGACGGCGAGCCGATGACCGGCGCGCAACGGATTCTCGACCTGTGGGCCTCCACCGACAGCGTCGAGATCCAGCCACCGGCACGCACCCGCCCGCACCCCGAACTACTGCTCGCCACCTCAAGTCCCGCCGGTGTCGATTTCGCCGCCCGCAATGGTCTTGCGCTGCAACATTATTTCGCCGTGCCGGCAGAGCAGCGCGTGCGGCTCGAAGCGCGTTACGCCGAACTCCTCGGCGACGGCCGGCCGGCGCCCGACCATCTGCACACCCTGATCGTCGTCGTGGACGACGGCCCAGACGTGCGGGAGCGGCTGGAGGCATCGCTGCGCACATCGTTCCGCGACGGCGATCACCCGCACGTGCCGCAGGCGGGCGACCGGCACATCGGACCCGACGGAAAGCCGGTCGACAGGGACGCGATGGCGACGTCCGTCGCCAACCTCGCGATCGTCGGGGGCCCGAACCAGGTCGCCGACGAACTCGGGCGGTTCATGGAGACCACCGGAGCCACCCGAATCGCCGTCTACCACGAGGCCATCGGAGATCCGGCCACCACGATGAAGTCCTTGCAGGATTTTGCGATCCTCGTCGCGCCGCAGATCGGCGCAGCAGCGCCGATCGAATCATCGGGTTCCCGTACGGTGAGACGGTGA
- a CDS encoding class I SAM-dependent methyltransferase, producing the protein MNNVEPELGAVQETLLIPLYGRALDAESRRPVLGDRRAVQLVGDIDYDFTRFKGPSLPGSVLRTAIFDGWVRRFLAENPAGTVVELGTGLNTRFDRLDNGQVRWFDLDLPDSIALRRRFFEQQGRCTMVAGSVLETDWFETVAAAPGPYFFVSEAVLLYLSEDQVRTVVRQLASRFDGSLLAFDTGGAAMMNNQDRNGAMKSVSARMQWVCENPRRLEEWGLRLVESRTFAQPQPEVGKTWPARYRYGLRLMARLAPSIVKTYKLNLFRLDAHG; encoded by the coding sequence GTGAACAACGTCGAACCTGAACTCGGCGCAGTGCAAGAGACCCTGCTGATCCCGCTGTACGGACGGGCACTCGACGCCGAGTCCCGCCGTCCGGTGCTGGGCGATCGGCGTGCGGTGCAGTTGGTCGGCGACATCGACTACGACTTCACCCGATTCAAGGGTCCGTCGTTGCCCGGATCGGTGCTCCGCACCGCGATCTTCGACGGCTGGGTGCGGCGGTTTCTCGCCGAGAACCCGGCCGGGACGGTCGTCGAACTGGGAACCGGGTTGAACACCCGATTCGACCGGCTCGACAACGGGCAGGTGCGCTGGTTCGACCTGGATCTGCCCGACTCGATCGCACTGCGGCGGCGCTTCTTCGAACAACAGGGTCGGTGCACCATGGTGGCGGGCTCGGTGCTGGAAACCGACTGGTTCGAGACGGTCGCCGCCGCGCCGGGCCCGTACTTCTTCGTCAGTGAGGCCGTTCTGCTCTACCTGTCCGAGGATCAGGTCCGCACCGTCGTGCGCCAACTGGCCTCGCGCTTCGACGGCTCGCTGCTCGCCTTCGACACCGGTGGCGCCGCGATGATGAACAATCAAGACCGAAACGGTGCGATGAAGTCGGTTTCCGCTCGCATGCAATGGGTTTGCGAGAATCCCCGCCGCCTGGAGGAGTGGGGGCTGCGGCTGGTCGAATCGCGCACGTTCGCCCAGCCCCAACCCGAGGTGGGCAAGACCTGGCCGGCACGTTACCGCTACGGTTTGCGCTTGATGGCCCGGTTGGCGCCCTCGATCGTGAAGACCTACAAGTTGAACCTGTTCAGGCTGGATGCACACGGGTAA
- a CDS encoding GMC family oxidoreductase, with amino-acid sequence MEADYIVVGTGSAGAVVAKRLSDRPDVSVLALEAGPRDRNKFIHIPAAFSKLFRSEVDWDYLTEPQPELDGRRIYWPRGKTLGGSSSMNAMMWVPGFPADYDEWGDHAGEDWNYAGLEKYLKRIEAGPLVIEPQRSPRSSTAAWLAAAKECGHDGFRETRVTQRRGARWSTADAYLKPALRRRNLTLVTEATVTRIMFAGNRAIGVEYDKGGVRDVVTARREVILCGGAINSPQLLMLSGIGDRDQLASHGIEVIRHAPGVGANLLDHLVVPLGFEVRNDSLFAAEKPLELVNYLTRRRGMLTSNVGEAYGFVRSRPDLDLPDLELIFAPAPFFDEGIGDPYGHAIVMGPILLKPRSTGTVTLRSADPMDKPVIDPRYLSDEADRTALMAGLKMSAEIAKAPALRDVVGKVARPVDATTLDDETLTRALNSVSHTLYHPVGTCRMGSADDSVVDPQLRVRGIEALRVADASVMPTLIRGHTHAPSVLIGEKAAELIVG; translated from the coding sequence GTGGAGGCTGACTACATCGTGGTGGGGACCGGTTCGGCCGGAGCCGTCGTGGCGAAGCGGCTGAGTGACCGACCGGACGTGTCGGTCCTGGCGCTGGAGGCTGGGCCGCGCGACCGAAACAAGTTCATCCATATCCCGGCGGCCTTCTCGAAGTTGTTCCGCAGTGAGGTCGACTGGGACTACCTGACCGAGCCGCAACCCGAACTCGATGGGCGCCGGATCTATTGGCCGCGTGGCAAGACCCTCGGCGGTTCATCGTCGATGAACGCGATGATGTGGGTGCCGGGCTTCCCGGCCGATTACGACGAGTGGGGCGATCATGCCGGCGAGGACTGGAACTACGCCGGCCTCGAAAAGTACCTGAAGCGCATCGAGGCCGGGCCGCTGGTCATCGAGCCGCAGCGCAGCCCGCGCAGTTCGACGGCGGCGTGGTTGGCCGCCGCCAAGGAGTGCGGGCACGACGGCTTTCGCGAAACCCGGGTGACCCAGCGTCGTGGCGCCCGGTGGAGCACCGCAGACGCCTACCTCAAGCCCGCGCTGCGGCGCCGAAACCTCACGCTGGTGACCGAGGCCACCGTCACCCGCATCATGTTCGCCGGTAACCGAGCCATCGGGGTCGAATACGACAAGGGCGGGGTCCGAGATGTGGTGACGGCCCGCCGCGAGGTCATCCTGTGCGGGGGAGCGATCAACTCCCCGCAGCTGCTGATGCTGTCCGGCATCGGTGACCGGGACCAGCTGGCCTCCCACGGGATCGAGGTGATCCGGCACGCACCGGGTGTCGGCGCCAATCTCCTCGACCACCTGGTGGTTCCGCTGGGTTTCGAGGTGCGGAACGACAGCCTGTTCGCCGCCGAGAAACCGCTCGAACTCGTCAACTATCTGACCCGGCGACGGGGCATGCTGACCTCGAACGTCGGCGAGGCGTACGGGTTCGTCCGCAGCAGGCCCGACTTGGATCTGCCTGACCTGGAACTGATCTTCGCGCCGGCCCCGTTCTTCGACGAGGGCATAGGGGACCCGTACGGGCACGCCATCGTGATGGGCCCGATCCTGCTCAAGCCGCGCAGCACCGGCACCGTCACGTTGCGCTCGGCCGATCCGATGGACAAACCCGTCATCGACCCGCGCTATCTCAGCGACGAGGCCGACCGCACCGCGCTGATGGCCGGCCTGAAGATGAGTGCCGAGATCGCCAAGGCTCCCGCGCTCAGAGATGTGGTCGGCAAAGTGGCCCGGCCGGTGGACGCGACCACGCTGGATGACGAAACACTCACGCGGGCACTGAATTCGGTGTCGCACACGCTGTATCACCCGGTCGGCACCTGCCGGATGGGCAGCGCCGACGACAGCGTGGTCGACCCGCAGCTGCGAGTGCGGGGCATCGAGGCGTTGCGGGTCGCTGATGCGTCGGTGATGCCGACACTCATCCGTGGCCACACCCACGCGCCCAGCGTGCTGATCGGTGAGAAGGCGGCGGAGCTGATCGTGGGCTGA
- a CDS encoding DUF3558 domain-containing protein — protein sequence MSAAVKMRRGAAGLVAVLAVFAGLTGCTKTVDGTAAKAGSGGGPSNNNSEKTYPNLLKECDVLTEDILAETVGADPLDIQSTFVGAVCRWQAANPAGLVDITRFWYEQGSLDNERQTAEKLQYAIETRRIAGVDSIIMRPQGLNGACGVASDAAGVVGWWVNPQGPGIDACPMATKLMELTLATNS from the coding sequence ATGAGCGCCGCGGTGAAGATGCGACGCGGGGCCGCCGGGCTGGTCGCCGTGCTGGCGGTGTTCGCCGGGCTGACGGGTTGCACCAAGACGGTGGACGGCACCGCGGCCAAGGCGGGTTCCGGTGGCGGTCCCAGCAACAACAATTCCGAGAAGACCTACCCGAATCTGCTCAAGGAATGCGATGTCCTGACCGAGGACATCCTGGCCGAGACGGTCGGTGCCGATCCGCTGGACATCCAGAGCACGTTCGTCGGCGCGGTGTGCCGCTGGCAGGCGGCCAACCCGGCCGGCCTGGTCGACATCACCCGGTTCTGGTACGAGCAGGGCAGCCTGGACAACGAGCGTCAGACCGCCGAGAAGCTGCAGTACGCGATCGAGACCCGCCGGATCGCCGGTGTGGATTCGATCATCATGAGGCCCCAGGGTCTCAACGGCGCGTGCGGTGTGGCCAGCGACGCGGCCGGTGTGGTCGGCTGGTGGGTCAATCCGCAGGGCCCGGGGATCGATGCCTGCCCGATGGCCACCAAGCTGATGGAGCTCACGCTGGCCACGAACTCCTAG
- a CDS encoding acyl-CoA dehydrogenase family protein, producing MTTVENVTRVLPGTPEWDDLLASIASGAKDRDLNDENPFDQVAALKRAGFGTLRLPESLGGSGFTVPQLFSAVIDVARADPIVAHIFRTHFWFTEERLRNAEDPVSKHWLGKIAEGKIFGNAFSEKGSLAVGSLVFNTRLLADPANPGAFRLTGEKYYSTGTLFSDYLTVTATTDHDSVANVLVPADRDGVRLVDDWDGFGQRRTGTGTTTFTDVAVAADEILTDTPYDAEPVPTVQYASLQLFIHAVVAGILANVVDDGVALLRSRERNFSHAVTERPTDDPLLQRQLGVLASTAYVARAAVLDAAAAIGEATDSAVDGVPDTKLAGEAQLKVAKVKVHLDDVAPEAATRLLELGGASAASRQRNLDRHWRNIRTITLHNPVAYKARVIGQNLLHGTPVPANAYF from the coding sequence ATGACCACCGTCGAGAACGTGACCCGTGTCCTGCCCGGTACACCGGAATGGGATGACCTGCTGGCTTCGATCGCCTCAGGCGCCAAGGACCGCGACCTGAACGATGAGAACCCCTTCGATCAGGTCGCTGCGCTCAAGCGGGCCGGCTTCGGCACGCTGCGGCTTCCGGAATCCCTCGGCGGGTCGGGATTCACCGTGCCACAGCTGTTCTCGGCGGTGATCGACGTCGCCAGGGCCGATCCGATCGTGGCGCACATCTTCCGGACCCACTTCTGGTTCACCGAGGAACGGTTGCGCAACGCCGAGGATCCGGTGTCCAAGCATTGGCTCGGAAAGATCGCCGAGGGCAAGATCTTCGGTAATGCGTTCAGCGAGAAGGGATCCCTGGCCGTGGGCAGCCTGGTGTTCAACACCCGGTTGCTGGCCGACCCGGCGAACCCGGGTGCCTTCCGGCTCACCGGCGAGAAGTACTACAGCACCGGCACCCTGTTCTCGGACTACCTCACCGTGACCGCCACCACCGATCACGACTCGGTGGCGAACGTGCTGGTACCCGCCGACCGCGACGGCGTGCGCCTCGTGGACGACTGGGACGGCTTCGGCCAGCGGCGCACCGGGACCGGCACCACGACGTTCACCGATGTCGCGGTCGCCGCCGACGAGATCCTCACCGACACACCGTATGACGCCGAACCGGTGCCGACCGTGCAGTACGCCTCGCTGCAGTTGTTCATCCATGCGGTGGTGGCCGGCATCCTGGCCAATGTGGTCGACGACGGCGTGGCGCTGCTGCGCTCCCGCGAGCGCAACTTCAGCCACGCCGTCACCGAGCGGCCCACCGACGATCCCCTGCTACAGCGCCAGCTCGGCGTCCTGGCCAGCACGGCCTATGTGGCGCGGGCAGCGGTGTTGGACGCGGCCGCGGCGATCGGCGAGGCCACCGACTCCGCCGTCGACGGCGTGCCCGACACCAAGTTGGCAGGGGAAGCCCAGCTGAAGGTCGCCAAGGTCAAGGTCCACCTCGACGACGTCGCGCCCGAGGCCGCCACCCGGCTGCTGGAACTTGGCGGCGCCAGCGCGGCCAGCCGGCAGCGCAATCTCGACCGGCACTGGCGCAACATCCGCACCATCACCCTGCACAACCCGGTGGCCTACAAGGCCAGGGTGATCGGACAGAACCTGTTGCACGGCACGCCCGTTCCGGCCAACGCCTACTTCTGA